A region of Elusimicrobiota bacterium DNA encodes the following proteins:
- a CDS encoding beta-galactosidase, whose translation MIYPPRPEPHTVEIEATNRRRGVTFSFGDGLFLLNKKPLFVLSGEVHYFRLPRSLWGEHLRKLKEANLNTVSTYIPWDWHEPREGVFDFTGKTHPQRDLHHFIQLVREHGLHLIPKPGPYIIAEYRGWGIPLWTRGKYPDIFARDASGRGLGESTVTLLHPQFLNLVERWYREVLPVLRKNQVRRGGPILLVQLCNESGVIQWLNKECDMSPVVQNLYRAFLLKKYKKIHALNEVHGSDHKGFGSLTPPDPLPVASPALLAAQWDWHEFWRSYYARYLKHLRGRMVSGGLRIPFFHNVPGWISGRALEYPVNQTMYKNVVSRCPNTLLAVDHIPEFLSSRNAHDGPAVQKINRIFQKRNAPLFVAEMQAGTRDHGIPPSHRELETFYRLCLMDGAAGINFYMFSSGDNPPGKGESGREFYWNTPLDSRAREGPSYPGFKRLGRLINAFGPAILKAKVRAKVAIGFYPPYYQTEVMPPVPCLPYDLKAMRDTIVFEGLIKTLAKENLDYDVLDVRRSSVRDWMAYDQIWIPTLDFMDKKAQANILKYIRGGGHAFLFPRLPDRDSEWKRGRLLQDALQIRPTGLHLAPQSQVHMGEVRDIPCLNPMQTYTAPRSRVVARTSDGRPCGLSVRCGRGQATVLGTAFAYTTPDHLRAVRSILKKDDITPEAYSDNEYITVRQRHGNGAGFLLVANIHNDEQRGTIYYRDPITRKTRKLARGLHLPPMHSFITPLNYRFGPVLLIHGTSEIVGYEIGPSRVVLAIGGNPGGRGEVLLSSRRPLTKVTFEGLDIPLRRHKDGTFSLEFMFDQQGEGLSSLALHFPNKVIA comes from the coding sequence ATGATCTACCCTCCTCGACCGGAGCCTCACACGGTGGAAATCGAAGCCACCAACCGGCGCAGGGGAGTGACGTTTTCTTTTGGCGATGGCCTTTTCCTCCTGAACAAAAAACCATTATTTGTCCTATCCGGCGAAGTTCATTATTTCCGGTTGCCCAGGTCCCTCTGGGGGGAACACCTCCGCAAACTCAAAGAGGCGAACCTCAATACGGTTTCCACCTATATTCCTTGGGATTGGCATGAGCCCCGGGAGGGAGTATTCGATTTCACCGGAAAAACCCACCCCCAACGAGACCTTCACCATTTCATCCAACTGGTCAGGGAGCATGGCCTCCACCTAATCCCCAAGCCCGGACCCTATATCATCGCCGAATATCGTGGTTGGGGGATCCCGCTTTGGACGCGGGGAAAATACCCCGACATTTTCGCGCGGGACGCCTCCGGAAGAGGGCTGGGTGAAAGCACCGTGACTCTCCTTCATCCGCAGTTCCTGAACCTGGTGGAAAGATGGTACCGCGAGGTCCTCCCGGTTCTCCGGAAGAACCAAGTTCGGCGGGGCGGCCCGATCCTCCTGGTTCAATTATGCAATGAATCCGGGGTTATTCAATGGCTCAACAAGGAATGCGATATGAGCCCCGTGGTTCAGAATTTGTATAGGGCCTTCCTCCTGAAGAAATATAAGAAAATCCATGCGCTGAACGAGGTCCATGGTTCCGATCATAAAGGTTTCGGGAGCCTCACCCCTCCCGACCCGCTTCCCGTGGCGTCTCCCGCCCTGCTGGCCGCCCAATGGGATTGGCATGAATTCTGGCGGTCCTATTACGCCCGATATTTGAAGCATCTGCGCGGCCGGATGGTCTCCGGAGGCCTCCGGATTCCATTTTTCCATAACGTACCAGGTTGGATCTCGGGCCGGGCTCTTGAGTATCCGGTCAATCAAACCATGTATAAAAACGTGGTGTCTCGGTGCCCGAACACTCTCTTGGCCGTGGACCATATTCCGGAATTCCTGTCTTCGCGTAACGCCCACGATGGGCCGGCCGTCCAGAAGATCAACCGCATTTTTCAGAAGCGCAACGCCCCCCTTTTCGTCGCTGAAATGCAGGCGGGCACTCGGGACCATGGCATTCCTCCCTCTCACCGGGAGCTCGAGACCTTCTATCGTTTGTGTCTCATGGACGGCGCGGCTGGGATTAATTTCTACATGTTCTCCTCCGGCGACAACCCGCCCGGCAAAGGCGAATCGGGCCGTGAGTTCTATTGGAATACGCCTTTGGATTCGCGGGCCCGGGAAGGCCCGTCGTATCCAGGCTTCAAAAGGTTGGGCCGTCTCATCAACGCTTTCGGCCCGGCGATCCTGAAGGCCAAGGTCCGCGCTAAAGTCGCCATCGGTTTTTATCCGCCCTATTACCAAACGGAAGTGATGCCACCGGTTCCTTGTCTTCCCTATGATCTTAAAGCCATGAGGGACACCATCGTTTTCGAGGGACTTATCAAAACGTTAGCAAAGGAGAACCTCGATTACGACGTGTTGGACGTCCGCCGTTCCTCGGTGCGGGATTGGATGGCTTATGATCAAATATGGATCCCCACGTTGGACTTCATGGACAAGAAAGCCCAAGCGAATATCTTGAAATACATCCGCGGCGGCGGCCATGCGTTCCTGTTTCCCCGCCTGCCGGACCGCGATTCGGAGTGGAAGAGAGGTCGCCTGCTCCAGGACGCTCTTCAGATCCGGCCGACGGGGCTCCATCTCGCTCCCCAATCTCAGGTCCATATGGGGGAAGTCAGGGATATCCCCTGTCTAAACCCGATGCAGACATACACAGCCCCTCGCTCCCGGGTGGTCGCTCGAACATCGGATGGAAGGCCCTGCGGGTTATCCGTTCGTTGCGGCCGCGGCCAGGCCACGGTCCTGGGGACCGCTTTTGCCTATACCACTCCCGACCATCTTCGCGCCGTGCGGTCCATCCTGAAAAAAGACGACATTACCCCGGAGGCTTACAGCGACAACGAATACATCACCGTTCGGCAACGGCATGGAAACGGCGCGGGATTCCTGCTCGTGGCGAATATTCACAACGACGAACAGAGGGGAACGATCTACTACAGGGACCCGATCACGAGGAAAACGCGAAAACTGGCGCGGGGACTTCACCTGCCGCCGATGCATTCTTTCATCACTCCCTTGAATTACCGTTTCGGGCCGGTCCTTCTCATCCACGGGACGTCCGAGATCGTGGGATATGAGATCGGCCCATCCCGTGTCGTTCTGGCCATCGGCGGAAATCCGGGGGGCCGCGGTGAAGTGCTTCTATCGTCTCGACGCCCTCTCACCAAAGTAACTTTTGAAGGATTGGACATCCCCTTGCGACGCCATAAGGACGGGACGTTTTCGCTGGAATTCATGTTTGACCAACAAGGGGAAGGTCTTTCATCCCTGGCACTGCATTTCCCAAACAAGGTGATTGCCTGA
- a CDS encoding ATP-binding protein, with the protein MCFDEIHKYPKWKNVLKAIFDSTQEQYRFIITGSAKFEMFKRAGDSLAGRYFTFHLFPLSIGELEGISKIHPPPENSTLFMELRMAASPSPAEGLEKLLDFSGFPEPFLHGSPRFMSRWSQDYLDRVVREDIGALTRIIDREYLIDLYQLLPEMVGSPISVASLAGHIELSPMTIKNHLRRMEDFYLLFRLPPYSKNIKRSLLKAPKVYLFDWTRVRDPGLRFENWMACELLSLTRSWEEGTGIPFRLHFVRTKDRQETDFLILRQNKPWLLIESKRSDGPVAPHHLGTQAQLGGIPFVQVCRQEGVASLAGKNAYRISATRFFSKL; encoded by the coding sequence GTGTGTTTTGACGAAATTCACAAGTATCCCAAGTGGAAAAATGTTCTTAAGGCGATTTTTGACTCCACTCAGGAACAGTATCGCTTCATCATCACGGGATCGGCGAAGTTTGAAATGTTTAAGCGGGCGGGCGACAGTTTGGCGGGAAGGTATTTCACTTTTCACCTTTTCCCCCTTTCGATCGGAGAGTTAGAGGGAATATCAAAAATCCACCCCCCTCCGGAAAATTCAACGCTGTTTATGGAATTACGGATGGCCGCTTCACCAAGCCCTGCGGAAGGGTTGGAGAAACTACTTGATTTCAGCGGTTTTCCGGAACCCTTTTTGCATGGGTCCCCCCGCTTTATGTCCCGTTGGTCCCAGGATTATCTTGACCGGGTGGTGCGAGAAGACATTGGGGCCCTCACCCGAATCATCGATCGGGAATATCTGATCGACCTGTATCAGCTTCTCCCTGAAATGGTGGGGAGTCCTATTTCGGTGGCTTCCCTGGCGGGACACATCGAGCTCAGCCCAATGACAATAAAAAACCATTTGCGTCGGATGGAAGATTTTTATCTCCTCTTTCGCCTCCCGCCTTATTCGAAAAACATAAAACGATCTCTGCTGAAAGCTCCAAAGGTTTACCTTTTTGATTGGACACGGGTGCGCGACCCCGGTCTTCGTTTTGAGAACTGGATGGCGTGCGAACTCCTTTCTTTGACGCGGTCTTGGGAAGAGGGAACCGGAATCCCTTTCCGCTTACACTTCGTCAGAACAAAGGATCGGCAGGAAACAGACTTTCTCATCCTCAGGCAAAACAAACCCTGGCTATTGATCGAGAGTAAACGATCGGATGGTCCTGTGGCGCCCCATCACTTGGGAACCCAGGCCCAGTTGGGCGGAATTCCATTTGTTCAGGTCTGCCGGCAGGAGGGAGTGGCCTCCCTGGCAGGGAAAAATGCTTACCGAATTTCGGCGACCCGGTTCTTTTCCAAACTTTGA
- a CDS encoding response regulator, which translates to MSQPIIWAVEDSVEMQKTLRDIFTRLGCAVSVFGKAENALANLKAGARPDVMILDFRLPGMSGPQLFRIMGMDDTFKTIPVVPFTSHWEENSPSPMAVEWDTLALALAKGEKSDIDVVKKLEGDDFTIPERLILSVANILKSSPKGLPKVYEEAVLELVHRVMAHLKDAGL; encoded by the coding sequence ATGAGCCAACCGATCATTTGGGCTGTGGAAGACAGTGTGGAAATGCAAAAGACGTTGCGGGACATTTTCACACGGCTGGGTTGTGCCGTTTCTGTTTTCGGCAAGGCGGAGAATGCTTTGGCGAACCTCAAGGCGGGAGCCCGGCCGGACGTCATGATCCTGGACTTTCGACTTCCGGGCATGAGCGGCCCTCAACTCTTCCGAATCATGGGGATGGACGACACCTTCAAGACCATTCCGGTGGTCCCCTTTACGTCCCACTGGGAAGAGAACTCCCCGTCCCCCATGGCGGTGGAATGGGACACCCTGGCCCTCGCTTTAGCCAAAGGCGAGAAATCCGATATCGACGTCGTCAAGAAGCTGGAAGGAGACGATTTCACGATCCCCGAGCGCTTGATCCTCTCCGTGGCCAACATTTTGAAAAGCTCCCCCAAGGGCCTGCCGAAGGTATATGAAGAGGCCGTCCTCGAACTGGTCCATCGCGTCATGGCCCACCTGAAAGACGCGGGTCTCTGA
- a CDS encoding type II toxin-antitoxin system RelE/ParE family toxin, producing the protein MRYKAIYYTTGRGENPVAEFVDGLDPLTQAKFFAYVGLLEEYGPNLKRPYADVVRGKIRELRPRQARVFYFFAVGERIVFVHGVVKKRDALDSGAIDMAQARMLDWLKR; encoded by the coding sequence ATGAGATACAAAGCCATTTATTACACAACGGGACGGGGGGAGAACCCCGTCGCGGAATTTGTGGACGGCTTGGATCCTTTGACCCAGGCGAAGTTTTTCGCCTATGTGGGTTTACTGGAAGAGTATGGGCCGAACTTGAAGAGGCCCTATGCGGATGTGGTGCGTGGGAAGATTCGAGAATTGCGGCCGCGCCAGGCGCGGGTTTTTTATTTTTTCGCCGTGGGCGAGCGGATTGTTTTCGTGCACGGGGTTGTGAAGAAGCGAGACGCCCTGGATTCCGGCGCCATTGACATGGCGCAGGCGCGAATGTTGGATTGGTTGAAACGGTAA
- a CDS encoding helix-turn-helix transcriptional regulator produces the protein MIRHKEMGASVQTHFKKKMMDPKFRRLYQAEEKKVRLGYVIHRLRTEAGLTQAALAQRVGVTQGYIARLETADEENYEMNTLKKIAAALHRVVVIGFAEEPRRHSATVSRRANPLVTV, from the coding sequence ATGATCAGGCACAAAGAAATGGGCGCGTCCGTGCAAACACATTTCAAGAAAAAAATGATGGATCCAAAATTTCGGCGGCTCTACCAGGCGGAGGAAAAGAAAGTCCGGCTGGGGTATGTGATTCATCGGCTCAGAACGGAAGCGGGGTTGACCCAGGCGGCCTTGGCCCAGCGCGTCGGGGTGACCCAAGGCTATATCGCTCGCTTGGAAACGGCAGATGAAGAGAATTATGAGATGAACACGCTTAAAAAAATTGCCGCCGCGCTCCACCGGGTGGTGGTAATCGGGTTTGCGGAGGAGCCGAGAAGGCATTCGGCCACCGTTTCGCGGAGGGCCAATCCCTTGGTGACGGTTTAA